The following nucleotide sequence is from Anopheles stephensi strain Indian chromosome 3, UCI_ANSTEP_V1.0, whole genome shotgun sequence.
GGAACCCGGGAACCGATATAATTGTTTGCCGATGATGAGTAACCGATTGCATCATCATTATAAATAACTACGCCCTGGAATAGCGCAAGAAGTGTGGTGTGTAGCGCATCTCTTGTTTGATCGAATGCCACGAAGGAAGGGCGCTGGAACAGCTGGGGAAGCTGGTGGATCCCTATACAATCAGATGAGTTCTTTGCTTACCGGCCGCAAGTGCTGTAGGAAGTACCTAGCGCCCGGAGAGGTTTTCCTAACCATTGGATAGTAAAGCAGTACTTATTCCTGAGTTTGTGCGATTTTATTTATGCTTCATCTTGCAGGATGCCTCCAACACATAGTAGGCCGCATGTCGGATCGGTGCCGGCTCAAGCGACGCAGCATCCTTTCACGTTTTCTGTTAGCTCTATCATGGATGACGTTAAACAGTCGGACTGCGTCTTACCGGTACTGGCGTACAGACGACCCCCCACGAACCGCGCCCTAAACGTCGCCAAGTTGGCACATCTAATCGGGTTCCATTCGACCGACATGCGCGTACTGTTGAACCGTTGAAACAGCGGTGGGACTGCGGTCAGCTTATTGTTCAAGAACGAAACAAGGTGCATCGACGGGAAGTTGCAGCCGGTAAAGTTTACCGACGCAATCTGATTGTTCTCGAACGTCAGCAGATCGAGCAGGGGCAGCGTGACGGGGGACGAGGTGCGAATGGACTCGATATTGTTTTCATTCACAAAGATGGCGGACAGATTTTCAAACCGTCTAAACACACTCATGTCCAGCTGGGTGAGATTGTTTCGATCGATGCCGAAGTAGCGCAGTTGAGGCATCCGTCCCAAAACTGTGGGAATTTGCGTGAGCTCATTATCGTCCAAGTAGAACGATCTCAGCGACGGAAGGGTAAGGTTGCGTAAGTCGATCGACGAAATTTTGTTAAACGTAATGGATAGTCGTAGCAGTGACTCGTACGTTGCCGGTGAGGTCGCTTCCACGCGCAAGATACGGTTTCCCCGCACGTCCAACCTTTCCAGGTCTGGCATATGGACAAAGGCGGCCATGTCCAGACGTTCCAGCTGGTTCGCGGCTAGATCGAGGTGCGCCACGATTAGTCTCTGTTTCGGTGGCGAGGTAAAAGGAAATATCTGCCGTATTTGATGCCGCGACAGGGATATTATGGAGAGGTTCGGATTGTTCGCAAACACATCCATGCGAAGTGCTGTCAGGGCGCAGTTTTGGATGTTCAGGTTCTCTAGTGCAATCATCTGCGCGAGTGTCGGTGGCACTCGATCTAGCATGCAGGTCTCCACGGATAGTTGTTTCAGGTGTCGATTCGTCCCTGCGACCAGCGAACGTAAGCTGCCCGCATTGTAAATATCGATATCGGAGAGCGTGTTACCTTCGGGAATCTGGAATACAGGCTCGCGATAAACTAGGTACGTAATCTGATCAGTGAAGCCGGCAATGCGCTGTAGAAACGGACCCGAGCCACTGCTACTGACAATCAGCTTGTCGATGGTTAATACCATCCAGAACGCCTCGACATCGCTGTCGATGGTTCTACGTAGCTTGGCGGCGCCGTCCGAGGTCATGTTGATTACACCGACGCTGCACGTGAACGACTGCGGGTCCAGACATTGGGCCAGGCAGGGGCGCAGTCCAATGTGGGTCAGAATCGCCAGGACCAACAGTgctgctggatggatggatggatggaaaatgatAAGGATGGCTCAAATTACTAGTGCCGCCGGAGCTGGGATATCACCACCACAGTTAGGGTATTTGAATGCTTACCATACAAAACAGCCATTACTGGAATGCTTCCAAAGGCAACCACTGTTTATAACACTCGTGCCACTACTGTTGGAAAACGTGCTCCAATCCAACTATTTACGCCTAACCTGACTATGGAGCTACAATGCAATACTAAATGTCATTATAATTTTATCTAGCGGCAAATTTCCCGACCGTACAGATAAGTCATTAAGACACTCTACGAGCTTATAATACAATTTGCAAACGTGCGcagcattctctctctctctctctctctctctctctctctctctctctctctctctatcttttgCAAAACAAGCTCCGTTGGTCTGCTAATGAAGTGCAATTTATATGAAATTATCGGTCTAGTACATTCGGGTGCTTTAACCCCGTTGTTTGAACCAAGTGCAATGTCATAAGTCAAAT
It contains:
- the LOC118512987 gene encoding leucine-rich repeat-containing protein let-4-like isoform X2, which encodes MAVLYALLVLAILTHIGLRPCLAQCLDPQSFTCSVGVINMTSDGAAKLRRTIDSDVEAFWMVLTIDKLIVSSSGSGPFLQRIAGFTDQITYLVYREPVFQIPEGNTLSDIDIYNAGSLRSLVAGTNRHLKQLSVETCMLDRVPPTLAQMIALENLNIQNCALTALRMDVFANNPNLSIISLSRHQIRQIFPFTSPPKQRLIVAHLDLAANQLERLDMAAFVHMPDLERLDVRGNRILRVEATSPATYESLLRLSITFNKISSIDLRNLTLPSLRSFYLDDNELTQIPTVLGRMPQLRYFGIDRNNLTQLDMSVFRRFENLSAIFVNENNIESIRTSSPVTLPLLDLLTFENNQIASVNFTGCNFPSMHLVSFLNNKLTAVPPLFQRFNSTRMSVEWNPIRCANLATFRARFVGGRLYASTGKTQSDCLTSSMIELTENVKGCCVA
- the LOC118512987 gene encoding leucine-rich repeat-containing protein let-4-like isoform X1, with the translated sequence MAVLYAALLVLAILTHIGLRPCLAQCLDPQSFTCSVGVINMTSDGAAKLRRTIDSDVEAFWMVLTIDKLIVSSSGSGPFLQRIAGFTDQITYLVYREPVFQIPEGNTLSDIDIYNAGSLRSLVAGTNRHLKQLSVETCMLDRVPPTLAQMIALENLNIQNCALTALRMDVFANNPNLSIISLSRHQIRQIFPFTSPPKQRLIVAHLDLAANQLERLDMAAFVHMPDLERLDVRGNRILRVEATSPATYESLLRLSITFNKISSIDLRNLTLPSLRSFYLDDNELTQIPTVLGRMPQLRYFGIDRNNLTQLDMSVFRRFENLSAIFVNENNIESIRTSSPVTLPLLDLLTFENNQIASVNFTGCNFPSMHLVSFLNNKLTAVPPLFQRFNSTRMSVEWNPIRCANLATFRARFVGGRLYASTGKTQSDCLTSSMIELTENVKGCCVA